The genomic segment GACGATTAATAATGTGTTCCAGGGAGAGTGGAAGAGAAAAGATACATAGATTTTAGTTTTCAGTAACTGCATCCAGTCAGAtaaattaagattttttttttttccgtaaGCTTTGTAGATTAACACTATCCCTCACCTTTAATGCTTCTGTAGCCTTTCGAAGTTCTTTAATAACAGAGGACAAGGCCTCTGGGTTTATTCCTTGTTCACAGAGTCGGACACAGATAGAAAGAGTTTCCATATCCAAGCCAGTATTCAATATCCTTGAAATCTCAAGCAGAACTGAAATAGATACAGCAAAGCTTTAAAAGTTAGGTTTTATTGAAGCTGAGATATTAGAACACTGAAGTTCAATCGGATTTGCTGGAATTTGAACGTTACCTAAAAATAAGGGatgagatgttcattcattcattcaatcgtatttattgagcgcttactgtgtgcaaagcactgtactaagcgcttgggaagtacaagttggcaatatatagagacggtccctacccaaccacaggctcacagtctagaagggggagacagacaacaaagcaaaacatttgggacaggtgtcaagtcatcagaatagtctttacattttaaatccccatattctaataataattataacaattatggtatttgttaagtgcttactatctgccaaccactgttataaatgctcgggtagatacaagttaatacagtccctgtcccacacgggactcgcaCTCtatttcctattttacagatgagggaactgaggcacagagcagtcaagtgacttgcccaacacagcagacatgtctttagcagaaccaggattagaatccaggcccttctgacacccaagcccttgctgtAAGATGTGATGCTCTTTTACAATCAAATTACTTCCCTGAATTCTTCCAAGAGGCTGAATAAATGTTTCCCTCAGACTAGCCCAAGTTTTAAGTGGGATACGGAACTTTCTTTCCTACGACCTCAAATTAAAGCAGCATTAATTGTAAAAATGATAGGATTTATTAAACACATACCAGGTACAATgcactggcctaatggaaagagcacgggacggGTGGGGGGCTGAGACctgagcagggcttgggaggacgttggacaaataacttctcttcacctctgttctctcatccgcAAAATAGGGATCCAATACCTATTCTACCATTCACAtggactatgagtctcatgtgggacctgattatctggtatctaacctaacccttagctcagtgcttagcacacagcacgTACAGCATGTGCCACAATTTGAAAAATCATCTAGACTGCAGTCAAGTGTATCCTTTTCACAGCTTCACTGCAGTCCTCCTAAGTGTCATATAGGccagaattaaataataataataataataacggtgggttctaatcccaactcagccatttgtctgctgtgtgaccttgggcaagccacttcacttctctgtgcctctggggattaagactgggagccccatgcgggacaatctgattactttgtatctaccccagagtttggaacagtgcttggcacaaggtaagcgcctaacacaataataataataataatagcatttattaagcgcttactatgtgcaaagcactgttctaagcgctggggaggttacaaggtgatcaggttgttccacgtggggctcacaggcttcatccccattttacagatgaggtaactgaggcccagagaagtgaagtgacttgcccaaagtcatacagctgacaattggcagagccggggtttgaacccatgacctctgattccaaagctctttccactgagccatgctgcttctcatagccacgctgcttctcataatcctgacaatacttgccaagcacttactatgtgccaagcactgttcaaagcactggggtaggtgcaaatcaatcaggttggacacagtccgtctcacatggggctcacggtcttaagccctattttagagatgaggtaactgaggcccagagaagtgaagtgactcgtcctaggtcccacagtggacaagtggaagagccgggattagaatgcaggtgcttttgactcctaaactcctgctctatccactaagccatgttgcttagcAGTTAATTCAATTAACGACCGCGCTGCAGAATGGAAAAAGCGAAGAAGCACCAAGACCGAAGCTTCTCTTCTGTAGCAGCCAAGTCACACCTCGTTAGTACTGTCAGTTCTCCCAGAAAGCGGGggctgtgttcttgaagaacccaGCATTATGGAAAATTTGCACTGCATTACTCGCATTGCCCCACGCCAAATATGTGGGCAAAACCGCATTTTATCCAACAGAACTGTGTGGTCAGAggcatgtctcctgactccacgTGGGTGTTTGACCCGAACTGCACGATGAAGATACGCATTATGGCACAAATTATTAAAATTGCCCGTGGAAACCTCAGTACGTGTTCTGTTCAGCCAACCGGATTAAAGCTGCCTGTTCACCTAACCTCCCTTTCCACATCGGGAAACTGTCAAAAGCTGAGTGCAGGGATGGTTCCTATGGAAATAAAAGCTAAAGCAGACCCTAACTCCTTTTCTCCTCAGATTTCCCCCTGCCCAGTGGGTGGGGTGGCAGTTTTGAAAATTTGAGAAGTTCATGTTGGGACAGACTACTCCTCCATGTACTTTTCCACCTTCTAGAACAATGTGGCTTAgtagcttattgagcgcttagtacagtgctctgcacatagtaagcgctcaataaatacgattgatgatgtggttgaactcttcctccttgtcccctTCTCGGCCTACCCCTCACTAGAACAGTAAAGAAGAAAAGCATGTCCAAAGAAAACGAAGATGGAGAGGGGTTTaaaaaacaaatacataaaaaataaGATCCTTCCATGAGGGAGTGGCTGAAAAATTCAAAGGACTGCTCTAAGCAGtgaagtagattcaagttaatcacgttgggccTTTTACTGTATTTCTGAATCCACAATACCCTATCAAGTAGAACAGCATTTTCTAGGGAAAATAGTTGTAAGTGGCCAAAGTTCGGTTTCCAGTAAGTGCACGGAAATGGTGAACACATCGCTCTCCGGACAATTCAGTGTTGGCTATGGCACTATGCTCCTCTATTCTTCCACCTGAATGCCACCTGAACTGTGTGAGGTGCATTTCTGAATCCACAATACTCTATCAAAGTAGAACAGCATTTTCTAGGGAAAATATTTGTAAGTGGCCAAAGTTCGGTTTCCAGTAAGTGCACGGAAACGGTGAACACATCGCTCTCTGGACAATTCAGTGTTGGCTATGGCACTATGCTCCTCTACTCTTCCACCTGAATGCCACCTGAACTGTGTGAGGTGCACGGCCGGGGTAATGGAAGGAGCTCGGctctgggaatcggaaggccGCAGCAGTGTGCGCAGTGCCATCAGTGGTTCCTGGCCCACCCCGTGGGGTGAGGAGGCCCATCCTGGAAACAGCTGGCTAGCTTGGGAGACAAAGGCCATAGTGGCTAGCTGAACCCCCGCCAGCCACTGTGGCCAAAAAAGAGTCCCGTGAGTTTAAAGAAACAAAACGAAAAACCCCACTTCTGTGCGCAACAGAGGCTacctctgctcccctgctcccTAGTTGAACTCCGCAGTCCGGCAGAACCGccgatctttctccctctctgccgtctcccatttcctcttgctttcaagacatctctcctcccgtcacctcaagcttaatgtgtccaaaactgacCACCTTATGTCCCCGACCAAACGCTGTCCGCCCAAtgactttcccatcccatccTACGCCATGAcggcatcatccttcctgtctcacaagcccatcaccttgacgttatcctgtactcccctctctcttcaatccatcactacatcctgtcggtcccaacttcacagcattgctaaaatccaggtgggattactgcatcagcctcgtcgcCGACCCCCCAGTCCActgcctctcccgactccagtccatacttcactctgctgtccggatcatttttctacaaaaatgtccaggACGTGtcatcccgctcctcaaaaaactgcagtggttgcccaaagtgcttagtacagtgctctgcacacattaagcgctcaataaatacgattgatgatgatccatctccgcatcaaacaaacactcctcaccattgatttaaagcactcatcacCTGAGTGCTGAGTACTTACCGTACGCAAGGgaatggactaaatgcttggtaaaACACAATACGATATTAGAGAAAGTCACGGGCATATTGCACTTGTTGGAAATCAGTTACAAAATTCAATAAGCAATTCTCCCTCCCCAAGGTACAATTTTCTTTATCTTTTGTTACATTAATTCCCTTTCCCATgttggtttttaaaaaaatattcactAGCTACTTTCTGAACAGATAATCAAGGCAAATGTTAAGGTGACCTCAAAGTGAAATAAGCACTGATCCAAGTGCCCCAAATGTAAAAGAAACCATTTATTTGatcttatttgagcgcttaccgtgtgcagagcactgtactaagcgcttgggaagtacaagtcggcaacatatagagacggtccctaccca from the Tachyglossus aculeatus isolate mTacAcu1 chromosome 2, mTacAcu1.pri, whole genome shotgun sequence genome contains:
- the MZT1 gene encoding mitotic-spindle organizing protein 1, which gives rise to MATGSGGANALNLNAVRETMDVLLEISRILNTGLDMETLSICVRLCEQGINPEALSSVIKELRKATEALKAAENMTS